From the genome of Scytonema hofmannii PCC 7110, one region includes:
- a CDS encoding MFS transporter — translation MTSAASITMWTPLRQPIFRALWIASAVSSIGTWMHDVGAAWLMTSLAPNSPLLVALMQAAASLPFFLLALPAGALADVVDRRKMLLWTQSWMLAAATLLGVLTVAKITTPPVLLLLTFALSIGSAMNMPVWQAVTPELVPREELSQAVTLSGIVVNLSRSIGPALAGVFIAAAGTGFVFLLNAVSFVGVILVISQWQRTPQKSGLPTERFVGAMQAGIRYIRYAPVFQAVLFRTVAYIFFASALFALLPLVGRQELKLDALGYGIILGFWGIGGLAGAFLLPKLRQQFAVDKLVAGSSILMGGMMLAIAFFRSVPLVCVVMLLVGIASLSVMVSLNVAAQTAVPTWVRARALSVHLLVFQGCMVLGSLLWGTLAQYTGISNSLAIAAVGLIVFVALTVRFRLHCAEKLNLQASLHWDEPTHAFEPCPNDGPVLISIEYCIDPANAEEFAKAVQAIGKIRLRDGAIQWGVYQDLSDPTRFVETSIVESWAEHKRQFERVTMQDKVIEERVRAFHVGEAPPKLTQMIYSNYTDARGFRQPC, via the coding sequence ATGACTTCTGCAGCATCTATTACCATGTGGACTCCCCTGCGCCAACCGATTTTTCGCGCTCTTTGGATTGCATCAGCAGTATCAAGCATTGGCACTTGGATGCATGACGTAGGTGCAGCATGGCTGATGACTTCTCTTGCACCCAATTCACCTTTGCTAGTAGCACTGATGCAGGCGGCGGCTAGCTTGCCATTTTTTTTGTTAGCTTTACCCGCAGGTGCGCTCGCAGATGTTGTGGATCGCCGCAAAATGTTACTGTGGACGCAAAGTTGGATGTTAGCTGCCGCTACTTTGTTGGGAGTGCTAACAGTCGCTAAAATTACAACTCCTCCAGTACTTTTGTTACTCACCTTTGCCCTAAGTATTGGCAGCGCAATGAATATGCCTGTATGGCAGGCGGTGACTCCAGAACTTGTACCCAGGGAGGAACTTTCTCAAGCTGTGACTCTCAGTGGTATAGTAGTTAACCTTTCACGCTCCATCGGTCCGGCTTTGGCGGGGGTATTTATTGCAGCAGCAGGAACGGGCTTTGTTTTCCTGCTAAATGCAGTTTCTTTTGTTGGGGTGATACTTGTTATTTCTCAATGGCAACGGACGCCTCAAAAAAGTGGCTTACCAACAGAACGTTTTGTAGGAGCAATGCAAGCGGGGATACGTTACATTCGCTATGCCCCTGTTTTTCAAGCCGTGTTGTTCAGAACAGTTGCCTATATTTTCTTTGCTAGTGCTTTATTTGCCTTACTACCTTTAGTGGGACGTCAAGAGTTAAAGCTGGATGCGTTGGGGTACGGTATTATTCTTGGCTTTTGGGGTATTGGGGGATTGGCAGGTGCTTTCCTTTTACCCAAATTGCGACAGCAGTTTGCTGTTGATAAATTGGTAGCAGGGTCTTCCATACTCATGGGAGGAATGATGCTGGCGATCGCATTTTTCCGCAGCGTTCCTCTAGTTTGTGTTGTCATGCTCCTTGTGGGAATTGCATCCCTAAGTGTCATGGTTAGTTTGAATGTAGCTGCACAAACAGCAGTTCCTACGTGGGTACGTGCAAGAGCATTATCGGTACATTTGCTGGTGTTTCAGGGCTGTATGGTATTGGGCAGCCTTTTATGGGGTACATTAGCGCAATATACTGGTATTTCAAATTCCCTAGCCATTGCTGCTGTAGGGTTAATCGTGTTTGTCGCCTTAACAGTGCGATTTCGCCTTCATTGTGCTGAGAAATTGAATTTGCAGGCATCTTTGCATTGGGATGAGCCGACTCATGCCTTTGAACCTTGTCCGAATGACGGTCCGGTGTTAATTTCGATAGAATATTGTATCGATCCTGCAAATGCTGAAGAGTTTGCCAAGGCAGTACAAGCAATTGGTAAGATCCGTTTGCGTGATGGTGCTATTCAGTGGGGTGTGTATCAAGATTTATCCGATCCTACACGGTTTGTGGAAACCTCAATAGTTGAGTCGTGGGCAGAACACAAGCGGCAATTTGAGAGAGTCACAATGCAAGATAAGGTGATTGAAGAACGAGTTCGCGCCTTTCATGTTGGTGAAGCACCACCAAAGCTAACCCAGATGATTTACTCTAACTACACGGATGCAAGAGGCTTCCGACAACCTTGCTAA
- a CDS encoding ArsR/SmtB family transcription factor — MKFLYHPDKKNISLPGVLYALGDPVRLEIVRRLATEGEQCCGDFDFAIAKSTMSNHFKILRESGVILTRKEGTQHINILRREDLELLFPELLDVVLRSAKPLQLTMSRGLGIGDWG, encoded by the coding sequence ATGAAATTCCTGTATCATCCAGATAAAAAAAACATTTCTTTGCCTGGAGTGTTGTATGCCCTGGGCGATCCAGTGCGGTTGGAAATTGTGCGACGTTTGGCAACCGAAGGAGAGCAATGCTGCGGTGACTTCGATTTTGCGATCGCTAAGTCAACTATGTCCAACCACTTTAAGATACTGAGGGAATCGGGTGTCATTTTGACTCGAAAAGAAGGCACTCAACACATTAATATTTTGCGACGAGAAGATTTAGAGTTACTGTTTCCGGAGTTGCTTGATGTCGTGTTGCGATCGGCTAAACCTCTACAGTTAACCATGAGTAGGGGACTGGGTATTGGAGACTGGGGATAG
- a CDS encoding bifunctional serine/threonine-protein kinase/formylglycine-generating enzyme family protein, which yields MQICQNPHCSNPFNPDGNRFCNSCGQSNFGNFLRNRYRVLRLLGEGGFSRTYATEDADRLDAPCVIKQFFPQVQGTSERTKAAELFKQEAKRLYELGENHIQIPRLLAYFEQGSSLYLVQEFIQGKTLLQELQQQPFGEEQIRELLADLLPVLEFIHERNVIHRDIKPENIIRRQSDRRLVLIDFGGAKQVTQTSLSRQATVLYTIGYAPSEQMAGFACHASDLYSLGVTCVRLLTQCLPVQDACGQIDDTLYDPLNGIWLWREHLQNTDITISDELGQILDKLLSHLARDRYQSATEVLQELKALKVTVTQSILGAPQLVQSSLQEKQLTMVTSELKDFSEFSELQTFQFDVVTVDREGNKIKSDRRSSKFYTEDLGQEIIMHMVAIPGGNFIMGSPENEGDSDERPQHEVNIKPFFMGKFPVTQAHWKAVAALPKVKQSLNPNPSKFKGANRPVENVSWHEAIEFCTRLTEKTGRLYRLPSESEWEYACRAGTITPYHFGETLTAEVANCSASDSDASKLTTKSRKETTVVGSFQVANAFGLYDMHGLVWEWCADAWHKNYEGAPIDGTAWEVGGDENRRVLRGGSWSFSPELCRSASRSWNEPDGGLRICGFRVVATW from the coding sequence ATGCAAATTTGCCAAAATCCTCATTGCTCAAATCCCTTCAATCCTGATGGCAACAGATTTTGCAACAGTTGCGGACAAAGCAACTTTGGCAACTTCCTCAGGAACCGCTACCGTGTATTAAGACTGCTAGGCGAAGGCGGGTTTAGCAGAACCTATGCTACTGAAGATGCGGATAGACTTGATGCACCTTGCGTCATCAAGCAGTTCTTCCCACAGGTACAGGGGACTTCGGAACGTACTAAAGCTGCAGAATTGTTCAAGCAAGAAGCGAAACGACTGTACGAACTTGGAGAAAATCACATCCAAATTCCTAGATTGCTGGCTTACTTTGAACAAGGGTCTAGTTTGTATCTCGTACAAGAATTTATCCAAGGGAAAACTCTCTTACAAGAACTTCAGCAACAACCTTTTGGTGAAGAACAAATTCGAGAACTGTTAGCGGATCTACTACCAGTTCTTGAATTTATTCACGAACGTAACGTCATCCATCGGGATATCAAACCAGAGAATATCATCCGCCGACAATCGGATAGGAGACTCGTATTAATTGACTTTGGTGGTGCAAAACAGGTTACCCAAACTAGCCTATCGAGACAAGCAACAGTACTTTATACAATTGGTTACGCACCTAGCGAACAAATGGCTGGTTTTGCTTGTCACGCTAGCGATTTGTACTCTTTAGGAGTCACTTGCGTGCGACTTCTAACTCAGTGCTTACCCGTACAAGATGCTTGCGGACAGATAGATGATACTCTTTACGATCCCTTGAATGGAATATGGTTGTGGCGAGAGCATTTACAGAATACAGATATTACTATTAGTGATGAATTAGGGCAAATTTTAGATAAATTACTGAGTCATTTGGCAAGGGATAGATATCAATCTGCTACAGAAGTTCTGCAAGAGTTGAAGGCTCTCAAAGTAACTGTTACACAATCAATTTTGGGAGCGCCACAATTAGTACAATCATCGCTTCAAGAGAAGCAATTAACAATGGTAACCTCCGAATTAAAAGATTTTTCAGAATTTTCCGAACTACAAACGTTTCAATTTGATGTGGTCACAGTTGATCGGGAAGGAAATAAGATTAAAAGCGATCGCAGAAGCTCAAAGTTTTACACAGAAGATTTAGGTCAAGAAATTATCATGCATATGGTGGCAATTCCTGGTGGCAATTTTATCATGGGTTCACCAGAGAACGAGGGAGATAGTGACGAACGCCCCCAACACGAAGTTAATATCAAACCTTTTTTTATGGGTAAGTTTCCCGTCACTCAAGCACATTGGAAAGCTGTAGCAGCTTTGCCAAAAGTCAAACAATCTTTAAATCCCAACCCATCCAAATTCAAAGGGGCAAATCGACCTGTGGAAAATGTTTCTTGGCATGAAGCGATCGAATTCTGTACCAGACTGACTGAAAAAACAGGACGGTTGTATCGTTTACCCAGTGAATCTGAGTGGGAATATGCTTGTCGTGCTGGAACAATCACCCCCTACCACTTTGGTGAAACGCTCACAGCTGAGGTGGCAAACTGTAGCGCTAGTGATTCTGACGCCTCCAAACTCACAACCAAATCGCGCAAAGAAACAACAGTGGTAGGTAGTTTTCAAGTAGCAAATGCCTTCGGATTGTACGATATGCACGGGCTTGTTTGGGAATGGTGTGCTGACGCTTGGCACAAAAATTATGAAGGCGCACCGATAGATGGAACTGCTTGGGAAGTTGGTGGAGATGAGAATCGCCGAGTCTTGCGGGGTGGTTCTTGGAGTTTTAGCCCCGAACTGTGTCGCAGCGCTAGCCGCAGTTGGAATGAACCAGATGGTGGGCTGAGGATTTGCGGTTTTCGAGTTGTCGCAACTTGGTAA
- a CDS encoding SGNH/GDSL hydrolase family protein — protein sequence MHVNIYDMVNQYRHLSPNLESVSVTPDSRGILQLQRKFDVLYVFGDSLSDLGNAFDATEKATGEGSPPSPPYFQGHFSNGLVWVEYLALFLGLTANRSTNFAVGGANTGSANTMIPNNPLNLPGLQQQIDNFTASVKESRQDANSPDLYIVWAGGNDYLGGDVTHPTLPIQNLSNAVSSLAKIGARNILVLNLPDLGLVPLTRNNPEQSILLNELTKAHNTGLAKALDALKFSCGESVDILLFDVNSIFSQIMNNPAKFGFTNVTDAELDQIAQSQQGTDKFFFWDGLHPTTTSHLILAKAVFSVLCSDGVSELNAEEFAPVGGAFI from the coding sequence ATGCACGTTAATATTTATGACATGGTTAATCAGTATCGCCATCTAAGCCCCAACTTAGAAAGCGTATCTGTTACACCAGATTCCCGAGGAATATTACAATTGCAGCGTAAATTCGATGTTCTTTACGTATTTGGTGATAGCCTCAGCGATCTTGGTAATGCTTTTGATGCGACAGAAAAGGCGACAGGTGAGGGAAGCCCACCATCACCGCCATACTTTCAAGGTCATTTTTCTAATGGTTTGGTATGGGTAGAATATCTTGCACTATTTCTGGGATTGACGGCGAACAGAAGCACAAATTTTGCGGTAGGTGGTGCGAATACAGGAAGCGCGAATACTATGATTCCCAATAACCCACTAAACTTACCGGGATTGCAGCAGCAAATTGATAACTTTACTGCATCTGTTAAGGAAAGCCGTCAGGATGCTAACTCCCCAGATCTTTACATTGTGTGGGCTGGAGGTAACGATTACTTGGGTGGTGACGTGACTCACCCTACCTTACCTATTCAAAATCTGTCGAACGCTGTCTCCTCACTTGCTAAAATAGGTGCTCGGAATATATTGGTTCTGAATTTACCAGATTTAGGCTTAGTACCGTTAACTCGTAATAACCCCGAGCAATCTATCTTACTGAATGAGTTAACAAAAGCTCATAACACGGGTTTGGCAAAAGCTCTTGATGCCTTAAAATTCTCTTGTGGTGAGAGTGTGGATATTCTCTTGTTCGATGTTAATTCAATCTTTAGTCAAATCATGAACAACCCAGCAAAATTTGGGTTCACAAATGTTACTGATGCTGAACTTGACCAAATTGCTCAATCTCAGCAAGGTACAGATAAGTTCTTTTTCTGGGATGGTTTACACCCAACAACCACATCCCATCTGATATTGGCTAAAGCAGTATTTTCAGTACTTTGTTCTGATGGTGTGAGTGAACTTAATGCTGAGGAGTTTGCACCAGTTGGCGGGGCATTTATATAA
- a CDS encoding tetratricopeptide repeat protein, producing MTQQRTQQQKILILTAIPHGLRLDREIREIQDAIYRAIRRDLFEVSIRTAVRPQDIRRAIAETHPQIVHFCGHGMPDGSLVLEDDEGNNKPVQPEGLAALFKLHTEYVNCVLLNICYSANLAKAISEHIYYAIGMNQAIGDNAAIAFSRGFYDALGYKDLDNKDIFQRAFDEGLVAIKLESFSEGKIPILEKKISWQSIEETTQKLGKIADISEELPQSMTTNSTQTTGKNDVRNKSDHSIQHLSNKIQIYRLIAVSLLLALAFVTLINFLVTLRDKFDNTQQNCFELATKENKLIVVITRLNGIDNTLDQVIPFVQDQVLDRLSKQEQLNVVVCPVKESVSNKNEAKVLGNKLGAAIIVWGRQSPVELEIQVTTLKIEVVYLTTVSISMTDTQTFENVKDLPKMISLMITFALSEIYSRLEKQNLKAREILKTSVILTELSEPNLKIQYVRKTLGLAYLFLGYLHLPVEGNCLKKYLQDCIDSANLFRKSATIDSSIFQAFIEEAILQEQLGNLDEAIRVYSQLLAIAPETKKGLIARVSRSLLYLNQNNTKKAVEDLKFACQREPNNYEWLSYLGIAQQQAGDTKAAKEIYQYLRKSLSQNQTAKNEVLFVLKNLAKAQPQFQQEIQSVISLLR from the coding sequence GTGACGCAACAACGAACTCAGCAGCAAAAAATCCTGATTTTAACAGCTATTCCTCACGGTCTGCGCCTAGATCGAGAAATTAGGGAAATTCAGGACGCTATTTATCGTGCCATTAGAAGAGATCTGTTTGAAGTTAGCATCAGAACGGCTGTACGCCCTCAAGATATTCGCAGAGCGATTGCAGAAACACACCCTCAAATTGTCCATTTTTGTGGACATGGTATGCCAGATGGCAGTTTGGTGTTGGAGGATGATGAAGGAAACAACAAACCTGTGCAACCAGAAGGGCTAGCAGCGCTGTTTAAGTTGCATACTGAGTACGTGAATTGTGTGCTACTTAATATATGCTACTCAGCTAATCTTGCTAAGGCAATTAGCGAACACATTTATTATGCGATCGGTATGAATCAAGCAATAGGAGATAATGCTGCGATCGCATTTAGTCGAGGATTTTATGATGCATTAGGTTACAAAGATTTAGATAATAAAGATATATTTCAAAGAGCATTTGATGAAGGTTTAGTTGCTATTAAGCTAGAGAGTTTTTCTGAAGGAAAAATTCCTATTCTAGAAAAGAAAATTTCATGGCAATCCATTGAGGAAACTACCCAGAAATTAGGGAAAATTGCTGATATCTCTGAAGAATTACCTCAATCTATGACTACTAATTCTACTCAAACAACAGGTAAAAATGATGTTAGAAACAAGTCCGACCACAGTATTCAACATCTGTCAAATAAAATACAAATCTACAGATTGATTGCTGTGAGCCTCTTGCTTGCATTAGCGTTTGTCACACTGATAAATTTCTTAGTAACACTTCGTGATAAATTTGACAATACACAACAAAATTGCTTTGAATTAGCCACAAAAGAAAACAAACTCATTGTGGTAATTACTAGATTAAACGGTATTGATAACACTTTAGATCAAGTTATTCCCTTTGTTCAAGATCAAGTACTGGATCGACTGAGCAAGCAAGAACAACTAAATGTTGTAGTTTGTCCTGTTAAAGAAAGTGTATCAAACAAGAATGAAGCGAAAGTTTTAGGAAATAAATTAGGAGCAGCAATTATTGTTTGGGGGCGACAAAGTCCAGTAGAACTTGAGATACAAGTAACTACGCTAAAAATTGAAGTTGTATACTTAACTACTGTATCTATTTCTATGACTGATACCCAAACATTCGAGAATGTAAAAGATTTACCTAAGATGATTTCTCTAATGATAACTTTTGCATTAAGTGAAATTTATTCAAGATTAGAAAAACAAAATCTAAAAGCACGTGAAATTTTAAAAACATCGGTTATCTTAACTGAATTATCAGAACCAAACTTGAAGATTCAATATGTTAGAAAAACGTTAGGACTTGCATACTTATTTCTTGGTTACTTACACCTTCCTGTGGAAGGAAATTGTTTAAAAAAATATCTTCAAGATTGTATTGATAGTGCAAATTTATTTAGAAAATCCGCAACAATAGACTCTAGTATTTTCCAAGCTTTTATTGAAGAAGCTATTCTTCAAGAGCAGCTAGGTAATCTTGATGAGGCAATTCGAGTTTATAGTCAATTACTTGCAATTGCTCCGGAAACCAAAAAAGGGTTAATAGCTCGTGTTAGTAGATCTCTCTTATATTTGAATCAGAATAATACTAAAAAAGCTGTTGAAGATTTAAAATTTGCTTGTCAACGCGAACCGAATAATTACGAGTGGCTCAGTTATTTAGGAATTGCTCAACAGCAGGCGGGTGATACCAAAGCTGCAAAAGAAATATATCAATATCTTAGAAAATCTTTAAGTCAAAATCAAACAGCAAAAAATGAGGTGCTTTTTGTTTTAAAGAATCTAGCTAAAGCTCAACCTCAATTTCAGCAAGAAATCCAGTCAGTTATTTCTCTGCTTAGGTAA
- a CDS encoding S41 family peptidase has translation MNRQSGYYRFPTIHDTNVVFVCEDDLWSVPLKGGYAVRLTSNLGAVSHPCFSPDGTLLAFIGREEGHSEVYTMPADGGIAKRLTFLGAATAVVGWSFDGKSILFSSNAAQPFRRIHNLYRIDSEGGMPERLPVGLAHHISYGTNGGVVLGKNTSDLAYWKRYRGGRTGVFWIDPSSKGTFQKLIDLPGNISVPMWVGARIYFISDHEGIGNLYSCTPVGEDLKQHTYSREYYVRNATTDGKRIVYHAGAELFCFDPTLEENYQIEVDFHSPQVQRHRKFVDAAHYLEEYNLHPEGHSTLITCRGKSFWFGNWEGAVTQIGLPDGVRYRLTRWLNDRKRFVTISDNRGIEALEIHSPSPNAQPERLDGLDLGQAVAMDVSPVEDLVVLSNHRLELILVNLNTKESRIIDRSNHNRMSGLSWSPDGKWVAYSFSIKSKVSIIKLYSVEDGSTHCLTEPCFWDFSPSFDPEGKFLYFLSYREFNPVYDSLYFDLGFPRAVRPFLISLKKDTPSPFVPVPKPLTKQSQNSTEKSSGENSDREENGEAKSALTSENKKIPKIEIDFDGITQRVVAFPIPEGSYKKIWGLKGKVLFSSFPIQGSLDNEDDWLHQKDDKALLLVYDFDKQKQDTVAKEISSFKVARDNETVIYRSKNRLRLCTATPQTNNKIEDEPGRKTGWLDLKRVRISVVPTQEFQQMMREAWRLQKEHFWVENMSGVDWERVWQRYRPLLDRVSSRSEFSDLIWEMQGELGTSHAYEIGGDYRKSPFYRLGFLGADFSYDASADAYRVAHIVRGDSWDEKADSPLNRLGTNVEVGDLLLAVNGQRVSRDRPLQEMLVHQAECEVSLTFAGSSSAEEYRTITVKALKDESKARYREWVEHNRQIVHEKTEHRVGYVHVPDMGPRGYAEFHRYYSMEAQYEGLIVDVRYNSGGHVSQLLLEKLSRKQIGYKVPRWNQPQPYPYDSVAGPIVAIANEYSASDGDIFSHSFKLMKLGTLVGKRTWGGVIGLRSRHFLVDGSILTQPENSSWFTDVGWKVENYGTDPDIEVEITPQDWVQGKDSQLDRALELILEQLAQNPVRVPDFGDRPQLRLPD, from the coding sequence ATGAATAGACAATCCGGCTACTACAGGTTTCCAACGATTCACGATACCAATGTCGTTTTTGTGTGTGAAGATGACCTTTGGAGTGTTCCACTTAAGGGCGGGTATGCTGTACGATTAACTTCGAATCTGGGAGCAGTCTCTCACCCTTGTTTTTCTCCTGATGGAACTTTACTGGCTTTTATCGGACGAGAAGAAGGTCATTCAGAAGTTTACACGATGCCTGCTGATGGTGGTATTGCCAAACGACTGACATTTTTGGGAGCAGCAACAGCCGTTGTTGGTTGGAGTTTCGATGGCAAGTCTATTCTTTTTTCCAGTAATGCAGCACAACCTTTTCGGCGAATACACAATCTTTACCGTATTGACTCAGAGGGAGGAATGCCAGAACGCCTTCCTGTAGGATTGGCTCATCACATTTCCTATGGAACGAATGGTGGGGTTGTCTTAGGTAAAAACACGAGTGACTTAGCTTACTGGAAACGCTACCGAGGTGGAAGAACTGGAGTCTTTTGGATCGATCCATCATCCAAGGGAACGTTCCAAAAACTCATCGATTTACCGGGAAACATCAGTGTTCCCATGTGGGTGGGGGCGCGTATTTACTTTATTTCTGACCATGAGGGGATTGGAAACCTTTATTCCTGTACTCCTGTTGGAGAAGACTTAAAACAACATACCTACAGTCGGGAATACTATGTGCGTAATGCAACTACAGATGGCAAACGAATTGTGTATCATGCAGGTGCAGAACTCTTTTGCTTCGATCCAACTTTAGAGGAAAATTATCAAATTGAAGTTGACTTCCACAGCCCTCAAGTTCAGAGACATCGCAAGTTTGTGGATGCTGCACACTATTTGGAAGAATATAACTTACATCCAGAAGGACACTCTACTCTAATTACCTGTCGGGGTAAAAGTTTCTGGTTTGGGAACTGGGAAGGTGCTGTGACTCAAATTGGGCTTCCAGATGGAGTGCGTTATCGTTTAACTCGTTGGTTGAACGATCGCAAACGATTTGTTACTATCTCTGACAATAGAGGAATAGAAGCACTTGAAATTCACAGCCCAAGTCCGAATGCACAACCAGAACGTTTGGATGGACTGGATTTAGGTCAAGCTGTTGCAATGGATGTTTCACCAGTGGAGGATTTGGTAGTTCTATCTAACCATCGGCTCGAATTGATTTTGGTAAATTTAAATACTAAAGAAAGTCGTATAATTGACCGCAGCAACCACAATCGGATGAGCGGACTCTCTTGGTCTCCAGATGGTAAGTGGGTTGCCTACAGCTTTTCAATCAAGTCAAAAGTATCGATAATTAAACTATATTCTGTTGAAGATGGTAGTACTCATTGCTTGACAGAACCTTGTTTTTGGGATTTTAGCCCTTCTTTCGATCCAGAAGGCAAATTCCTTTATTTTCTTTCCTACCGAGAATTCAATCCGGTTTACGATAGCCTCTACTTTGACTTAGGTTTTCCCCGTGCAGTACGTCCATTCCTCATTTCTCTAAAAAAAGATACACCATCACCGTTTGTACCTGTTCCCAAACCACTGACAAAGCAGTCCCAAAATTCAACGGAAAAATCATCTGGTGAAAATAGCGATCGCGAAGAAAATGGAGAAGCAAAAAGTGCTCTGACATCTGAGAATAAAAAAATTCCTAAAATTGAAATAGATTTTGATGGTATAACCCAGAGAGTTGTTGCTTTTCCAATCCCAGAAGGGAGTTACAAAAAAATTTGGGGTTTAAAAGGAAAAGTCTTGTTTAGTTCTTTTCCAATTCAAGGAAGCTTGGATAATGAAGATGACTGGCTCCATCAAAAAGATGACAAAGCATTGCTGCTTGTTTACGATTTTGACAAACAAAAACAAGACACTGTCGCTAAAGAGATAAGTAGTTTCAAAGTTGCTAGAGATAACGAAACTGTCATCTATCGTTCTAAAAATCGATTGCGTCTCTGTACAGCTACTCCTCAAACCAATAATAAGATAGAAGATGAACCAGGGAGAAAAACTGGATGGCTTGACTTAAAACGAGTGCGAATTTCTGTAGTTCCCACTCAAGAATTTCAGCAAATGATGCGAGAAGCGTGGCGGTTGCAAAAAGAGCATTTTTGGGTAGAAAATATGTCTGGTGTGGATTGGGAAAGAGTTTGGCAACGCTATCGCCCTCTGTTAGATAGGGTTTCTAGTCGTTCTGAATTTTCAGATTTAATCTGGGAAATGCAAGGAGAACTGGGGACATCCCACGCTTATGAAATAGGTGGTGATTACCGGAAGTCTCCCTTTTATCGATTAGGATTTTTGGGTGCAGATTTTTCTTACGATGCTAGTGCAGACGCTTATCGGGTAGCACACATTGTTCGTGGTGACTCCTGGGATGAAAAAGCAGATTCTCCCTTGAATCGTCTCGGTACTAATGTTGAAGTTGGCGATTTACTGTTAGCAGTGAATGGACAACGAGTCAGTCGCGATCGTCCTTTGCAAGAAATGTTAGTTCATCAAGCCGAATGTGAGGTTTCTCTAACTTTTGCAGGTTCTTCTTCTGCTGAGGAGTATCGCACTATTACTGTAAAAGCTCTAAAAGACGAGAGCAAAGCCCGCTATCGGGAGTGGGTTGAGCACAACCGTCAAATAGTTCATGAAAAAACAGAGCATCGGGTTGGCTATGTCCACGTACCGGATATGGGACCGAGAGGTTATGCTGAGTTTCACCGCTATTATTCTATGGAAGCACAGTATGAGGGGTTAATTGTTGATGTGCGATATAACTCTGGAGGACACGTATCGCAACTTTTATTAGAGAAGTTGTCACGCAAGCAGATTGGCTACAAAGTACCCCGTTGGAATCAGCCGCAACCATATCCATATGATTCTGTTGCAGGACCAATTGTGGCGATCGCAAACGAATACTCTGCATCAGATGGAGATATTTTCAGTCATAGCTTTAAATTAATGAAGTTGGGGACTTTAGTTGGTAAGCGAACTTGGGGTGGAGTGATTGGTTTGCGATCGCGTCATTTTTTAGTAGACGGTAGTATTTTGACGCAACCAGAAAATTCTTCTTGGTTTACAGATGTTGGTTGGAAAGTAGAGAATTATGGCACAGATCCAGATATTGAAGTGGAAATTACTCCCCAGGATTGGGTACAGGGTAAAGACTCTCAGTTGGATCGCGCCTTGGAACTTATTTTGGAACAGTTGGCACAAAATCCTGTCAGAGTACCTGATTTTGGCGATCGTCCTCAATTGCGGTTACCAGATTGA
- a CDS encoding ABC transporter permease, whose product MFVFMYLPILVLAFYSFNQSPYSATWQGFTLDWYNRLFNDERILSALQNSLIVAFSAVGISAILGTLMAVGLGRYRFPGKTLYRGISYLPLIIPDIAIAVATLVFLAAFAIPLNIWTIVAAHVVFCLAYISLVVSSRLTNLDPHLEEAALDLGATPVQAFIKVLLPQLMPGIIAGCLLAFILSLDDFLIASFTAGSGSNTLPIEIFSRIRTGVKPDINALSVILIVVSAFIALVAELIRASSHRK is encoded by the coding sequence ATGTTCGTTTTTATGTACCTTCCTATACTGGTACTAGCTTTCTATAGCTTCAACCAATCTCCCTACAGTGCAACTTGGCAAGGTTTCACGTTGGATTGGTATAACAGACTTTTCAATGATGAGCGTATTTTGTCAGCTTTACAAAACAGTTTGATAGTTGCATTTAGTGCTGTAGGTATTTCTGCTATATTAGGAACTTTGATGGCAGTGGGTTTGGGACGTTATCGGTTTCCTGGAAAAACTCTCTATCGTGGGATTTCTTACCTGCCTTTGATTATCCCTGATATTGCGATCGCAGTTGCCACTTTAGTCTTCCTTGCTGCATTTGCGATTCCCCTCAATATATGGACAATTGTGGCAGCTCATGTGGTGTTTTGTCTTGCCTATATTAGTCTTGTTGTGTCATCTCGACTTACCAACCTAGATCCCCATTTAGAAGAAGCAGCACTCGACTTAGGTGCAACACCCGTACAAGCCTTTATAAAAGTCTTATTACCCCAGTTAATGCCAGGTATTATTGCTGGTTGCTTGCTCGCTTTTATCCTGAGTTTAGATGATTTTCTCATCGCTAGCTTTACTGCAGGTAGCGGTTCCAACACTCTACCAATAGAAATATTTAGTCGTATTAGAACGGGAGTTAAACCAGATATAAATGCTCTCAGTGTAATTTTGATTGTCGTTTCTGCTTTTATTGCATTGGTAGCCGAATTAATTCGCGCTTCTAGCCATAGAAAATAA